The following is a genomic window from Armatimonadota bacterium.
ATGCCAGAAGTAGGGCCCGGCGACAATCGGCTCGGGCCGCGGGTCGCCCTCGGCGATGGACATGATGGCGCGGCCCGGCGGCAGCAGGCATCCCTGCATGCGCCCGGTCTTGCCCAGCCAGGCGCAATGGGCGAAGCGCTGCATGGGGAACTCGCGCGGCTCGCCGCCGTCGGCGTTGATGACCCACAGGCGATGCTTGCCTTTGATGGTGCCGCCGAAGCTTACGACGTCGTGACCGGGATCGCACGACACGTGATTGAGGCGCGGGGCGGCGCACAGCAGTTCCGCGCCGGAGCCGTCAACGGCGAGGCGGAACAAGCCGGTCTCCTCACCCACCCGCATGGTGCAGAAGAGATATCGCCCGTCGCCGGTCTGGCCGGCGCACCCGACTCCGCCGGGCTGCGCGCCTTCGGCCTCGACGTGGAGCACTTCGTCGAGCGCGAAGGAGTCCATGGCGACGCGCTTAAGCGTCGTGCCGTGCATGTAGTACACGTGGCGTCCGTCGCGGGAGAGGGCGATGCCGTAGATGCCGTCGTCGTCGGTGAGCTGGGTCATGTTCGTGCCGTCAACGTCCACGCGGTAGATGTCCGCGGGCGCGCCCGGCCGCAGCTCGCGCTGCCGCGAGATGATGACCGTCCCGCAGTCCGGCGTGAAGTGATTGTGCTCGAAGTACATGTTCCAGGATCCCCTGGGGTACGAGGTGAGCTGCACGACGGTCACGCCGCCGCGCGGGTCGGTGCGGAACACGCGCTCCGAGTTGCAGGTCTGTCCGCGCAAAGCAACCTCCTATCCATTGAGTCCCGGCTGCCAGAGAAGCAGCCGGGACTGTTGTCGAGCCGGGTGTTCGTGAGCAAGATCCTGCGGCCCGCGCGCCCTCCGGCAACACCTGAACCCCATTCGTTCACCGTTCGGCGAGCCAGTCGAGGATCGCAAGGAAGACTCGGCGTTCGGCGCCCTCCAAGTCTTTGGAGTAGCCGTAGTAGGAGCCGGAGAAGGCGACTCTTCCCTTGCCGTGCGTACCGACGACGTAGACCGGATCGCCGAATGTGTTGCGGATGACGACGGCGCCTCGTGGACCGGGCTTGAAGATCATGTGGTCGAGGAACTCCGGCGTAAACGTGACGCCGGTGGCGAGGCCGCCGAGGGCGTCGTGCGCCGCGACGATCTCCAGGTCGGTCTCGACGACGTGGCGCTCGGCCTCGACGTTGTTCGTCGGCTTGTCGCGCGCCGCGATCTCGGACACGGGACTGGCCATGAACCAGGCGGTATCGTGAACCAGGAACAGCCCGCCGCCTTGTTCGACGTAATCGCGCAGCGCCTGCACGAAGCGATGCTCCGGCGGCAGCGCCACGTTGAAGTTCTGCAGCACGATGACATCGAGTTGACGAAGATACTCGAGTGCCATGCCGCGCAGTTCGTGCACTTCGAACTTGCCGGCCTGCTCGACGAGGTCATGCATGCGCGGCTTCATGCCGTAGAGGGCGAGCTGGAGCTTGTCCGTGTTGCGGTCGAGTTCGGTGACGCCGAAGGTATCGGGGGTCTCGCGCTCCTCGTGCTGCAGGTCATAGCGCCCGGCGGCGATCTCGCGATTGGCGCGGGTGAACCACTCCCAATAGGCAGCGTGATCGGGCTTGTCGTACCTCGGGCCTTCGTAGAACACCCAGTAGCCGTCGGAGACGTCGGAGATCATCACCGCGTTCTTGCCAGAGAACTCGGGGTCGGCGCCGGCGACGACAGGATCGATGCCGCCCATATAGAGCAACGGGATATCGCGCTGCTCGACGAACCGGATGCCGGCCTGCAATTCCTCACGATTCGCCGCGAGAGAGTCCTCGTGAGGCACGAGGGCCGAGGGCCGGCCGTACGTGCAGGCGTCGGCGAGGATGAGGGGCGCCTGCACGGTGGCCCATTCCGGGTAGATCGCCTCCGTGATGAAGAGCGTCCCAGGAGCAGGATAGACGATGAACTGGAACCGCGGATTGACGGCGTCCACCTGTTCGCGCAGGGCACGGCACCGCGCCCGCCAGGACTGGATCTGGAAGTCGCGGAACGCATCGTGCAGGCCCTGTTCCGTGAGCCAGGGATACCGTTCCGCGGGGGCGAGGTCGGGTAACTCGATGCCATTGGCGTCGGCGAACTCGCGGAAGATCT
Proteins encoded in this region:
- a CDS encoding PD40 domain-containing protein, yielding MRGQTCNSERVFRTDPRGGVTVVQLTSYPRGSWNMYFEHNHFTPDCGTVIISRQRELRPGAPADIYRVDVDGTNMTQLTDDDGIYGIALSRDGRHVYYMHGTTLKRVAMDSFALDEVLHVEAEGAQPGGVGCAGQTGDGRYLFCTMRVGEETGLFRLAVDGSGAELLCAAPRLNHVSCDPGHDVVSFGGTIKGKHRLWVINADGGEPREFPMQRFAHCAWLGKTGRMQGCLLPPGRAIMSIAEGDPRPEPIVAGPYFWHSGASLDGEWIVADTNWPDEGLMLVHVPTRSFSFLCDAGAADGDSWGGHPEPAISPDGRFVIYTSNRTGIPQVYLAHVPDEMREALRLSLEWQGEPCVAGKHYMPRHGWVCV